From the Neoarius graeffei isolate fNeoGra1 chromosome 1, fNeoGra1.pri, whole genome shotgun sequence genome, one window contains:
- the prox3 gene encoding prospero homeobox 3, translating into MDCPSDLFQQQPSQVCHFDLYHSPPGSTSTGPIISPLLHPNSASQRWGGYRQGQCLFSELPAHEEEQEVDTDSFGRKSATGGGTPILQYRLGERRRGSGDWSQDLLRVKQLRMDSTVKREAEAEREGHRGRRNVAQLVRAERSVAERGRRKESREGRQRQRRELKLQLEETRGKLLELQRKVWQVYGEHHVEEEKGGEGDDGVMDETAEMFSEGEADDHLGSGLYPLLSANEKKHESTGNENSEVFPETPVDLDLDVELDGGGVWLGCSLVQGEWENVGGSEKFAQALKQELSSAVARVIDRVLHLYAETDQTPPSTAVLAQEIPTSRALDPNPDKKQRPGVAASMTDQAEALPLVAKRPQEKRNPLIQGKHKNILIPQANSSLPLLPQPHLSALLPPRNKDSFLPSCPPNPPPLPLPLLHYTMQHLFTRSLSNMPLHKDGLPNEPFLDFRSHNPSFPPLPLLGQLNPPLADRGRDEGMRVGIDGGDTALYLGPGASQEGLSPCHLKKAKLMFFYTRYPSSNTLKTYFPDVKFNRCVTSQLIKWFSNFREFFYIQMERFARQAAREGPVTARERGLRLSRNSELFRILNMHYNKSNDYQVPDRFVEVSEVALREFFAAIQSGRDTDPCWKKSIYKIICKLDSPVPDSFRLPGCPMDTHRMV; encoded by the exons ATGGATTGCCCTTCAGATCTTTTCCAGCAGCAGCCATCCCAGGTGTGCCACTTCGACCTGTATCACagtccaccagggtccacgtcgACTGGCCCGATCATTTCTCCTCTTTTGCACCCCAACAGTGCCTCACAGAGGTGGGGTGGATATAGGCAGGGACAGTGCTTATTCTCTGAACTACCAGCACACGAGGAGGAACAGGAGGTGGATACAGACAGCTTTGGGAGAAAATCAGCTACAGGAGGAGGAACCCCAATTCTGCAGTACCGACttggagagaggagaagaggttcTGGTGACTGGAGTCAGGACCTGCTGAGAGTGAAGCAACTTAGAATGGACAGTACTGTAAAGAGAGAGGCAGAGGCAGAACGAGAAGGGCACAGAGGTAGGAGGAATGTAGCTCAATTGGTAAGGGCAGAGAGGAGTGTAGCGGAAAGAGGGCGGAGGAAGGAGAGCAGGGAGGGGAGGCAGCGACAACGACGTGAGTTGAAACTGCAGTTAGAGGAAACCAGAGGGAAGCTGTTAGAGCTTCAGCGCAAAGTGTGGCAAGTATATGGAGAACATCATGTCGAGGAAGAGAAAGGAGGAGAAGGAGATGATGGAGTGATGGACGAGACAGCAGAGATGTTCTCTGAAGGAGAAGCAGACGATCATCTTGGCAGTGGGCTTTATCCTCTTCTGAGTGCTAATGAAAAAAAACACGAAAGTACAGGTAATGAGAATTCTGAGGTGTTTCCTGAAACCCCTGTAGATCTAGACCTTGACGTGGAGCTGGATGGAGGTGGAGTGTGGCTAGGCTGCAGTTTGGTGCAAGGAGAATGGGAGAATGTAGGTGGCAGTGAGAAATTTGCACAGGCTCTAAAGCAGGAGCTGTCCAGTGCAGTGGCTCGAGTCATTGACAGGGTTCTCCATCTCTATGCTGAAACTGACCAAACACCACCTTCCACTGCAGTTCTAGCCCAAGAGATTCCCACTAGTAGGGCACTAGACCCAAACCCAGACAAGAAGCAAAGGCCTGGGGTAGCTGCCAGTATGACAGACCAAGCTGAAGCACTGCCACTGGTTGCAAAGAGGCCTCAAGAGAAAAGGAATCCCCTAATTCAAGGCAAACACAAGAACATCCTGATCCCTCAGGCTAACTCCAGCTTACCCCTCTTACCCCAGCCCCATCTCTCTGCACTTTTACCACCAAGGAACAAAGACTCCTTCCTGCCATCCTGCCCTCCAAACCCTCCTCCACTGCCCCTGCCCCTTCTCCATTATACCATGCAGCACCTCTTTACTCGTTCTCTTTCCAATATGCCGCTCCACAAAGACGGGCTCCCCAATGAACCCTTCCTGGACTTTCGCTCGCACAATCCCTCATTCCCTCCCCTGCCTCTGCTTGGCCAGTTAAACCCACCTCTTGCTGATAGAGGCAGAGATGAAGGGATGAGAGTAGGAATTGATGGAGGAGATACCGCTCTCTATCTTGGTCCTGGGGCA TCTCAGGAGGGTCTCTCTCCATGTCATCTGAAGAAAGCCAAGCTAATGTTCTTCTACACACGCTACCCCAGCTCCAACACACTCAAGACTTACTTCCCTGATGTCAAG TTTAACCGCTGCGTCACCTCTCAGCTCATTAAGTGGTTTAGTAACTTCCGGGAGTTCTTCTACATTCAGATGGAACGCTTTGCGCGTCAGGCAGCTCGTGAGGGTCCTGTCACAGCCAGAGAGAGGGGACTGCGTCTGAGTCGAAACTCTGAGCTCTTTCGCATTCTGAACATGCACTACAACAAGAGCAATGACTACCAG GTGCCGGACAGGTTTGTGGAGGTGTCTGAAGTGGCACTACGGGAGTTCTTCGCTGCTATCCAGAGTGGACGTGACACTGACCCCTGCTGGAAAAAGTCCATCTATAagatcatctgcaaacttgacaGCCCTGTGCCTGACAGCTTCCGCTTGCCAGGCTGCCCCATGGACACACACCGCATGGTCTAA